One stretch of Passer domesticus isolate bPasDom1 chromosome 2, bPasDom1.hap1, whole genome shotgun sequence DNA includes these proteins:
- the LOC135295144 gene encoding inositol 1,4,5-trisphosphate receptor-interacting protein-like 1 translates to MTWLMQGLEQKSLEQSGGEWGALLGWQLWAVLGILVLLLVLWFGLKKIRCHPDNSGQESSNSNLVEEEKVNNVVARKEVERNNGNVEEDHHQNVKNNLGSVSDELILFPVENLDQGCSMIIDRMGKLTEIFCQGLSNSFYLMPQESVRVGSAFEGWSPCARNAVYRVLVPLSPPPGHTFHLQLDTAGMPQRSFCVCVELLCTCMREQLGKDMLCFLHHPEEELRRKQKPSLLHTLRTGSYLNVEKTVQWFCHFVRVAWLLLPQSCHWHLMLQPSSRSCKFQLSKDKESLMAEMIFGVQQGDSDIFVGSQPSQVGMANTTWLETYTVVEAKFFRHNSRQAPPDSWHCKCLQLLAGSQTGAGFSSYALETVVMHLLSTVPLTQWRRKDLGQRLMDI, encoded by the coding sequence ATGACTTGGCTgatgcaggggctggagcagaagagcctggagcagagcggtGGGGAATGGGGAGCCTTGCTTgggtggcagctctgggctgttcTTGGAATCCTTGTCCTCCTCTTGGTGCTGTGGTTTGGACTCAAGAAAATTAGATGCCATCCAGATAACAGTGGGCAGGAGAGCTCCAACAGCAACTTGGTGGAGGAGGAAAAAGTCAACAATGTTGTGGCAAGGAAAGAAGTAGAAAGAAACAATGGAAATGTGGAAGAAGACCACCACCAGAATGTTAAAAATAACCTTGGAAGTGTTTCAGATGAGCTCATCCTGTTTCCTGTTGAGAATCTGGACCAAGGTTGCTCAATGATAATTGACCGGATGGGCAAACTCACGGAGATCTTCTGCCAAGGATTATCAAACAGTTTCTACCTGATGCCACAAGAATCTGTCAGAGTGGGCAGTGCTTTTGAAGGCTGGAGTCCCTGTGCACGCAATGCTGTGTACCGTGTGCTTGTACCCCTGAGTCCCCCTCCAGGACACACCTTCCACCTGCAGCTGGACACTGCGGGGATGCCCCAGAGGAGcttctgtgtctgtgtggaGTTGCTGTGTACTTGCatgagggagcagctggggaaggacaTGCTATGTTTCCTCCACcaccctgaggaggagctgagaaGGAAACAGAAGCCCAGCCTCCTCCACACCCTCCGCACTGGCTCCTATCTAAATGTGGAGAAAACTGTCCAGTGGTTCTGTCACTTTGTGAGAGTAGCCTGGCTGCTTTTGCCTCAGTCCTGCCACTGGCATTTAATGTTGCAGCCTTCCAGCCGCTCCTGTAAATTTCAGCTAAGCAAAGACAAGGAAAGCCTCATGGCTGAGATGATCTTTGGAGTGCAGCAAGGAGACTCAGACATCTTTGTGGGCAGCCAGCCATCACAAGTAGGCATGGCAAACACAACGTGGCTGGAGACTTATACCGTGGTAGAGGCAAAATTCTTCAGGCACAATTCCAGGCAGGCCCCCCCAGACAGCTGGCACTGTAAGTGCCTGCAGCTCCTCGCCGGCAGCCAAACGGGTGCAGGTTTTTCCAGCTATGCCCTGGAGACTGTGGTGATGCATCTCCTGAGCACTGTGCCCCTGACTCAGTGGCGCAGGAAGGATTTAGGGCAGCGGCTGATGGATATCTAG